The following nucleotide sequence is from Halorussus caseinilyticus.
GACCACGAAGCGGCGGGCGACTTCACGCCCGTCGTCGCCGACCACCACCAACCGGCGGACGCGGACACCACATTTCATTTGAATCCGCTCCTGTTCGATGTGGACGGGTCGTCGGAACTCTCGGGAGCTGGCGCGGCGTACGTCCTCGCGCGCGCGTTGGAACCCGAAGGGACCGACAACCGCGACTTGGCGGCGCTCGCAGTCGTCGGCGCGGTCGGCGACATGCAGACCGTAGACGGCGAACTCGTCGGCGCGAACCAGTCCATCGTCGCCGAGGGCGAGGCGGCGGGCGTCGTGGAGACGACCACCGACCTCACGATGTACGGCAAGCAGACCCGACCGCTCCCCAAGATGCTGGAGTACGCAAGCGACACATACATCCCCGGCGTCACCAACGACGAGAACGGTGCCCTCAGATTTCTGGACGGTCTCGACCTGACGCTAAAAGACGACGAGGGCGACTGGCGGTGTTGGGTGGACCTGACTCAGGGCGAACGCCAGACCGTCGTGAAGGGACTGGTCGAGAGAGCCAGCGACCGAGGCGTCAGCGCCGGGCGAATCAACGACCTGTTCGGCACGGCATACGTCCTCACCGACGAGGACGAGGGTACGGAACTCCGGGACGTGAGCGAGTTCTCGACCCTACTGAACGCGACGGCGCGCTACGAGCGCGCCGACGTGGGTCTCGCAGTCTGTCTCGGCAACCGCGAGGGTGCGCTCGAACGCGCCGAGGAACTACTCCGGAACCACCGCACGAACCTCTCGAAGGGTCTCCAGTTCGTCAAGAGCGAGGGCGTCACCGAAGAGCGACACCTCCAGTGGTTCCACGCCGGGGACGAAATCCGCGAGACCATCGTCGGCATCGTCGCGGGGATGGCAGTCGGTGCCGAGGGCGTCGAACGGGGGAACCCCATCGTCGCGTTCGCCGAGAAGACCGACGGCGACGGCGAACCGACCGAAGTGAAAGTCTCCGCTCGCGCTACACCTTCGCTCACGGACCGAGGTCTGGACCTCTCGGTCGTGATGCGCGAGGCGTCACAGGCGGTCGGCGGCGACGGCGGCGGCCACAACGTCGCCGCGGGCGCGACGGTACCGAAGGGGACCGAAGACGAGTTCGTCGAGTACGCCGACGAACTCGTCGCCGAGCAACTGTCGGAGTGAGTAACGAGGTTCTCGAAATCCGTGGAGGGCGTTCGACCGCTTCGCCGAGCGACGGCCACGTTCAGCGACGAGG
It contains:
- a CDS encoding single-stranded-DNA-specific exonuclease RecJ encodes the protein MASAGPVPALADRAAACADRLRDADEVLLASHIDADGLTSAAIASRALERAGIPFETVFSKQLDAEEIASIAATDYETVLFTDFGSGQLDIIADHEAAGDFTPVVADHHQPADADTTFHLNPLLFDVDGSSELSGAGAAYVLARALEPEGTDNRDLAALAVVGAVGDMQTVDGELVGANQSIVAEGEAAGVVETTTDLTMYGKQTRPLPKMLEYASDTYIPGVTNDENGALRFLDGLDLTLKDDEGDWRCWVDLTQGERQTVVKGLVERASDRGVSAGRINDLFGTAYVLTDEDEGTELRDVSEFSTLLNATARYERADVGLAVCLGNREGALERAEELLRNHRTNLSKGLQFVKSEGVTEERHLQWFHAGDEIRETIVGIVAGMAVGAEGVERGNPIVAFAEKTDGDGEPTEVKVSARATPSLTDRGLDLSVVMREASQAVGGDGGGHNVAAGATVPKGTEDEFVEYADELVAEQLSE